A single window of Gossypium hirsutum isolate 1008001.06 chromosome A10, Gossypium_hirsutum_v2.1, whole genome shotgun sequence DNA harbors:
- the LOC107897242 gene encoding coatomer subunit beta'-2 isoform X2, protein MPLRLEIKRKLAQRSERVKSVDLHPTEPWILASLYSGTVCIWNYQSQTMAKSFEVTELPVRSAKFVARKQWVVAGADDMFIRVYNYNTMDKVKVFEAHTDYIRCVAVHPTLPYVLSSSDDMLIKLWDWDKGWVCTQIFEGHSHYVMQVTFNPKDTNTFASASLDRTIKIWNLGSPDPNFTLDAHQKGVNCVDYFTGGDKPYLITGSDDHTAKVWDYQTKSCVQTLEGHTHNVSAVCFHPDVPIIITGSEDGTVRIWHATTYRLENTLNYGLERVWAIGYMKGSRRIVIGYDEGTIMVKIGREVPVASMDNSGKIIWAKQNEIQTVNIKSVGADFEGSDGERLPLAVKELGTCDLYPQSLKHNPNGRFVVVCGDGEYIIYTALAWRNRSFGSALECVWSADGEYAVRESTSKIKIFSKSFQEKRSVRPTFSAERIFGGTLLAMCSNDFICFYDWAECRLIRRIDVTVKNLYWADSGDLVAIASETSFYILKYNRDVVQSYLDSGRPVDEEGVEDAFELLHETNERVRTGIWVGDCFIYNNSSWRLNYCVGGEVTTMFHLDRPMYLLGYLASQSRVYLIDKEFNVMGYMLLLSLIEYKTLVMRGELERANEILLSIPKEHHNSVAHFLESRGMVEDALEVATDPDYRFELAIQLGKLEIAKEIAAEVQSESKWKQLGKLALSTGKLAMAEECMKHAMDLSGLLLLYSSLGDAEGISRLASLSKEQGKNNVAFLCLFMLGKLEDCLQLLVESNRIPEAALMARSYLPSKVSEIVTIWRKDLNKVNPKAAESLADPGEYPNLFEDWELSLSVESKVAETRGVYPPASGYLNHADTSQMTLVEAFRNMQVEDEEPLENGDLYHESAEPNGCNQISEQNGEEGSQEEAVVVDADSNDGAVLVNGNEPEEEWVLTPDH, encoded by the exons ATG CCTCTCAGACTCGAAATTAAG AGGAAACTTGCTCAAAGGTCAGAGAGAGTAAAATCCGTAGATCTCCATCCAACGGAACCATG GATTCTAGCAAGTTTGTATTCTGGAACTGTGTGCATCTGGAACTATCAGTCACAG ACCATGGCTAAGTCATTTGAAGTCACTGAGTTGCCAG TTAGGTCAGCCAAGTTTGTTGCACGCAAACAATGGGTTGTTGCTGGAGCTGATGACATGTTTATTCGAGTATACAATTACAACACAATGGATAAGGTCAAAGTATTTGAGGCACACACCGATTACATTAGATGTGTCGCTGTCCATCCTACTCTTCCTTATGTGTTGTCATCATCTGATGATATGCTCATAAAGCTTTGGGATTGGGATAAGGGTTGGGTGTGTACTCAGATATTTGAGGGACATTCCCATTATGTCATGCAAGTGACCTTTAATCCGAAGGACACTAATACTTTTGCTAGTGCATCTCTTGACCGTACTATAAAG ATTTGGAACCTTGGCTCCCCTGACCCAAATTTTACTCTGGATGCCCATCAGAAAGGTGTAAATTGTGTTGATTACTTTACAGGAGGTGATAAGCCCTATCTGATCACTGGTTCTGATGACCACACTGCTAAG GTATGGGACTACCAGACAAAGAGTTGTGTTCAGACATTGGAAGGCCACACGCACAATGTTTCTGCTGTTTGTTTCCATCCTGACGTTCCCATTATTATCACTGGTTCTGAGGATGGGACAGTTCGTATCTGGCATGCTACCACTTATAG GCTAGAAAATACATTGAATTATGGTCTTGAGAGAGTTTGGGCAATCGGATATATGAAAGGTTCACGGAG GATTGTGATTGGGTATGACGAAGGAACTATTATGGTGAAAATTGGCCGTGAAGTACCTGTAGCAAGTATGGACAACAGTGGGAAAATCATATGGGCTAAGCAAAATGAAATTCAAACTGTGAATATTAAGAGTGTAGGAGCAGATTTTGAG GGTTCTGATGGAGAAAGATTGCCCTTAGCTGTTAAGGAATTGGGGACCTGTGATCTGTACCCTCAA AGCTTAAAGCATAACCCAAATGGGAGGTTTGTTGTTGTATGTGGAGATGGTGAGTACATTATATATACTGCTTTGGCTTGGAGAAATAGGTCATTTGGTTCTGCATTAGAATGTGTTTGGTCAGCTGATGGTGAGTATGCTGTTAGAGAAAGCACATCAAAGATTAAGATTTTCAGCAAAAGTTTCCAG GAAAAGAGGAGTGTCCGGCCAACCTTCTCTGCTGAGCGTATTTTTGGGGGTACTCTACTGGCAATGTGCTCCaatgattttatttgtttttacgaTTGGGCTGAATGCAGGTTGATTCGTCGAATTGATGTTACTGTGAAA AATCTCTACTGGGCTGATAGTGGTGACTTGGTGGCAATCGCGAGTGAGACATCTTTTTATATCCTGAAGTACAAT CGAGATGTAGTTCAATCTTACTTGGATAGTGGAAGACCGGTTGATGAAGAAGGAGTTGAGGATGCATTTGAACTACTTCATGAAACCAATGAACGTGTCAGGACCGGCATTTGGGTTGGGGACTGTTTCATTTACAACAACTCTTCTTGGAGGCTTAATTACTGTGTCGGTGGAGAG GTAACAACAATGTTTCATTTGGATCGTCCAATGTACTTGTTGGGATATCTTGCAAGCCAAAGTCGGGTATATCTGATAGACAAAGAGTTCAA TGTTATGGGATACATGTTACTTCTCAGCCTGATTGAGTACAAGACTCTTGTGATGCGTGGAGAGTTGGAAAGGGCCAATGAAATTTTACTTTCTATTCCCAAAGAGCACCATAATAG TGTGGCTCATTTCCTGGAATCACGAGGCATGGTAGAGGATGCACTAGAAGTAGCTACAGACCCTGATTACAGATTTGAGCTTGCCATACAGCTTGGTAAACTAGAGATTGCTAAG GAAATTGCCGCAGAAGTTCAGAGTGAGTCTAAATGGAAACAGTTGGGAAAATTGGCTTTGTCCACTGGAAAG CTAGCAATGGCTGAGGAATGCATGAAGCATGCTATGGACCTGAGTGGCTTATTGCTCCTTTATTCCTCTTTGGGAGATGCAGAAGGAATATCAAGACTGGCATCCCTTTCCAAAGAGCAGGGGAAGAACAATGTTGCTTTCCTTTGTTTATTCATGTTGGGTAAATTGGAGGATTGCCTTCAGCTTTTAGTGGAAAG CAATCGGATACCAGAGGCTGCTCTTATGGCTCGATCTTATCTTCCAAGCAAGGTTTCAGAGATAGTGACAATTTGGAGAAAAGACCTCAACAAG GTTAATCCCAAAGCTGCTGAATCTTTGGCCGATCCTGGAGAGTATCCTAACTTGTTTGAGGATTGGGAGCTTTCTCTTTCTGTTGAGTCTAAAGTGGCAGAAACAAG GGGTGTTTATCCTCCTGCATCGGGCTATTTGAACCATGCTGATACATCGCAGATGACACTTGTGGAAGCTTTCAGAAACATGCAAGTAGAGGATGAGGAGCCACTTGAAAATGGTGATCTTTATCATGAG TCTGCAGAACCAAATGGATGTAATCAGATTTCAGAGCAGAATGGAGAAGAGGGTAGCCAAGAGGAGGCTGTTGTTGTGGATGCTGATTCTAATGATGGAGCAGTACTTGTCAATGGTAACGAGCCTGAAGAAGAGTGGG TGCTAACACCAGACCACTAG
- the LOC107897242 gene encoding coatomer subunit beta'-2 isoform X1, with protein MPLRLEIKRKLAQRSERVKSVDLHPTEPWILASLYSGTVCIWNYQSQTMAKSFEVTELPVRSAKFVARKQWVVAGADDMFIRVYNYNTMDKVKVFEAHTDYIRCVAVHPTLPYVLSSSDDMLIKLWDWDKGWVCTQIFEGHSHYVMQVTFNPKDTNTFASASLDRTIKIWNLGSPDPNFTLDAHQKGVNCVDYFTGGDKPYLITGSDDHTAKVWDYQTKSCVQTLEGHTHNVSAVCFHPDVPIIITGSEDGTVRIWHATTYRLENTLNYGLERVWAIGYMKGSRRIVIGYDEGTIMVKIGREVPVASMDNSGKIIWAKQNEIQTVNIKSVGADFEGSDGERLPLAVKELGTCDLYPQSLKHNPNGRFVVVCGDGEYIIYTALAWRNRSFGSALECVWSADGEYAVRESTSKIKIFSKSFQEKRSVRPTFSAERIFGGTLLAMCSNDFICFYDWAECRLIRRIDVTVKNLYWADSGDLVAIASETSFYILKYNRDVVQSYLDSGRPVDEEGVEDAFELLHETNERVRTGIWVGDCFIYNNSSWRLNYCVGGEVTTMFHLDRPMYLLGYLASQSRVYLIDKEFNVMGYMLLLSLIEYKTLVMRGELERANEILLSIPKEHHNSVAHFLESRGMVEDALEVATDPDYRFELAIQLGKLEIAKEIAAEVQSESKWKQLGKLALSTGKLAMAEECMKHAMDLSGLLLLYSSLGDAEGISRLASLSKEQGKNNVAFLCLFMLGKLEDCLQLLVESNRIPEAALMARSYLPSKVSEIVTIWRKDLNKVNPKAAESLADPGEYPNLFEDWELSLSVESKVAETRGVYPPASGYLNHADTSQMTLVEAFRNMQVEDEEPLENGDLYHESAEPNGCNQISEQNGEEGSQEEAVVVDADSNDGAVLVNGNEPEEEWGTNNEGSWSA; from the exons ATG CCTCTCAGACTCGAAATTAAG AGGAAACTTGCTCAAAGGTCAGAGAGAGTAAAATCCGTAGATCTCCATCCAACGGAACCATG GATTCTAGCAAGTTTGTATTCTGGAACTGTGTGCATCTGGAACTATCAGTCACAG ACCATGGCTAAGTCATTTGAAGTCACTGAGTTGCCAG TTAGGTCAGCCAAGTTTGTTGCACGCAAACAATGGGTTGTTGCTGGAGCTGATGACATGTTTATTCGAGTATACAATTACAACACAATGGATAAGGTCAAAGTATTTGAGGCACACACCGATTACATTAGATGTGTCGCTGTCCATCCTACTCTTCCTTATGTGTTGTCATCATCTGATGATATGCTCATAAAGCTTTGGGATTGGGATAAGGGTTGGGTGTGTACTCAGATATTTGAGGGACATTCCCATTATGTCATGCAAGTGACCTTTAATCCGAAGGACACTAATACTTTTGCTAGTGCATCTCTTGACCGTACTATAAAG ATTTGGAACCTTGGCTCCCCTGACCCAAATTTTACTCTGGATGCCCATCAGAAAGGTGTAAATTGTGTTGATTACTTTACAGGAGGTGATAAGCCCTATCTGATCACTGGTTCTGATGACCACACTGCTAAG GTATGGGACTACCAGACAAAGAGTTGTGTTCAGACATTGGAAGGCCACACGCACAATGTTTCTGCTGTTTGTTTCCATCCTGACGTTCCCATTATTATCACTGGTTCTGAGGATGGGACAGTTCGTATCTGGCATGCTACCACTTATAG GCTAGAAAATACATTGAATTATGGTCTTGAGAGAGTTTGGGCAATCGGATATATGAAAGGTTCACGGAG GATTGTGATTGGGTATGACGAAGGAACTATTATGGTGAAAATTGGCCGTGAAGTACCTGTAGCAAGTATGGACAACAGTGGGAAAATCATATGGGCTAAGCAAAATGAAATTCAAACTGTGAATATTAAGAGTGTAGGAGCAGATTTTGAG GGTTCTGATGGAGAAAGATTGCCCTTAGCTGTTAAGGAATTGGGGACCTGTGATCTGTACCCTCAA AGCTTAAAGCATAACCCAAATGGGAGGTTTGTTGTTGTATGTGGAGATGGTGAGTACATTATATATACTGCTTTGGCTTGGAGAAATAGGTCATTTGGTTCTGCATTAGAATGTGTTTGGTCAGCTGATGGTGAGTATGCTGTTAGAGAAAGCACATCAAAGATTAAGATTTTCAGCAAAAGTTTCCAG GAAAAGAGGAGTGTCCGGCCAACCTTCTCTGCTGAGCGTATTTTTGGGGGTACTCTACTGGCAATGTGCTCCaatgattttatttgtttttacgaTTGGGCTGAATGCAGGTTGATTCGTCGAATTGATGTTACTGTGAAA AATCTCTACTGGGCTGATAGTGGTGACTTGGTGGCAATCGCGAGTGAGACATCTTTTTATATCCTGAAGTACAAT CGAGATGTAGTTCAATCTTACTTGGATAGTGGAAGACCGGTTGATGAAGAAGGAGTTGAGGATGCATTTGAACTACTTCATGAAACCAATGAACGTGTCAGGACCGGCATTTGGGTTGGGGACTGTTTCATTTACAACAACTCTTCTTGGAGGCTTAATTACTGTGTCGGTGGAGAG GTAACAACAATGTTTCATTTGGATCGTCCAATGTACTTGTTGGGATATCTTGCAAGCCAAAGTCGGGTATATCTGATAGACAAAGAGTTCAA TGTTATGGGATACATGTTACTTCTCAGCCTGATTGAGTACAAGACTCTTGTGATGCGTGGAGAGTTGGAAAGGGCCAATGAAATTTTACTTTCTATTCCCAAAGAGCACCATAATAG TGTGGCTCATTTCCTGGAATCACGAGGCATGGTAGAGGATGCACTAGAAGTAGCTACAGACCCTGATTACAGATTTGAGCTTGCCATACAGCTTGGTAAACTAGAGATTGCTAAG GAAATTGCCGCAGAAGTTCAGAGTGAGTCTAAATGGAAACAGTTGGGAAAATTGGCTTTGTCCACTGGAAAG CTAGCAATGGCTGAGGAATGCATGAAGCATGCTATGGACCTGAGTGGCTTATTGCTCCTTTATTCCTCTTTGGGAGATGCAGAAGGAATATCAAGACTGGCATCCCTTTCCAAAGAGCAGGGGAAGAACAATGTTGCTTTCCTTTGTTTATTCATGTTGGGTAAATTGGAGGATTGCCTTCAGCTTTTAGTGGAAAG CAATCGGATACCAGAGGCTGCTCTTATGGCTCGATCTTATCTTCCAAGCAAGGTTTCAGAGATAGTGACAATTTGGAGAAAAGACCTCAACAAG GTTAATCCCAAAGCTGCTGAATCTTTGGCCGATCCTGGAGAGTATCCTAACTTGTTTGAGGATTGGGAGCTTTCTCTTTCTGTTGAGTCTAAAGTGGCAGAAACAAG GGGTGTTTATCCTCCTGCATCGGGCTATTTGAACCATGCTGATACATCGCAGATGACACTTGTGGAAGCTTTCAGAAACATGCAAGTAGAGGATGAGGAGCCACTTGAAAATGGTGATCTTTATCATGAG TCTGCAGAACCAAATGGATGTAATCAGATTTCAGAGCAGAATGGAGAAGAGGGTAGCCAAGAGGAGGCTGTTGTTGTGGATGCTGATTCTAATGATGGAGCAGTACTTGTCAATGGTAACGAGCCTGAAGAAGAGTGGGGTACGAATAATGAAGGATCCTGGTCAGCCTAA